One Rhodothermales bacterium genomic region harbors:
- the rny gene encoding ribonuclease Y: MDIPAVFGDMVAVAVVALCIVIGIIIDRFLLSRSARVQVSKARDEAKRLLDEVEQEVKKIRFERIEKVEADLTGREETLARETHESKRALRRLRRMYRRRLEKVTGRMQRLAERENVLVKAADAIEMLRKEGRQAQREAERLRKAAAQVDEDIRGRLSEIDRKEQDIAALRTSLHVRQDKMQQVLEEQTRKLEQVSGMSPEVAREAMIERYIEDARMEAASRVKEIRDEAKLTANRQARKVILTAIQRTAASHAIENTVSVVNIQSDEMKGRIIGREGRNIRAFEATTGIEVIVDDTPEAVILSGFDPIRREVARISLVRLIQDGRIHPARIEEVVEKVREEVNEEIIEVGERTAIDLNLHGMHAELIRQIGRMRYRTSYGQNLLAHSIETAHISSLIAAELGLDVSRACRAGLLHDIGKVVEEDIENPHAIVGMELCQKYKEHPDVCNAVGAHHDEIEMTCLIAPVVQAADAISGARPGARREALESYIKRLEKLEDLARTFNGVERVYAIQAGREIRVLVNHDLVSDAEAENLAVDISKRIQNELQYPGQVKVTVIREVRAVSYAK, translated from the coding sequence ATGGACATACCTGCGGTATTCGGCGACATGGTCGCCGTCGCCGTGGTCGCTCTCTGCATCGTGATAGGCATCATCATCGACCGGTTTCTCCTCTCTCGGAGCGCCCGGGTTCAGGTGAGCAAGGCGCGTGACGAGGCGAAGCGGTTGTTGGACGAGGTGGAGCAGGAGGTGAAAAAGATTCGCTTCGAGCGGATTGAGAAAGTGGAGGCGGATTTGACGGGGCGTGAGGAGACGCTGGCGCGCGAGACCCACGAATCGAAGCGTGCGTTACGGCGCCTGAGACGCATGTACCGTCGTCGGCTGGAGAAGGTGACGGGGCGGATGCAGCGGCTCGCCGAGCGGGAGAACGTGTTGGTCAAGGCGGCAGACGCCATCGAAATGCTGCGGAAGGAGGGCCGGCAGGCCCAACGCGAGGCCGAGCGTCTGCGCAAGGCGGCGGCACAAGTGGATGAAGACATCCGCGGCCGGCTCTCTGAAATCGATCGAAAAGAGCAGGATATTGCCGCATTACGCACGTCGCTCCACGTCCGTCAGGACAAGATGCAGCAGGTGCTTGAGGAACAGACGCGCAAGCTGGAGCAGGTGTCCGGTATGTCGCCCGAGGTGGCGCGGGAGGCGATGATCGAGCGGTACATCGAGGATGCCCGTATGGAAGCGGCCTCGCGGGTCAAAGAAATTCGGGACGAGGCCAAACTGACCGCGAACCGGCAGGCGCGCAAGGTGATTTTGACCGCCATTCAGCGGACGGCGGCGTCCCACGCGATCGAGAACACCGTGTCCGTCGTGAACATCCAATCCGATGAAATGAAAGGCCGGATCATCGGCCGCGAAGGGCGTAATATCCGTGCGTTCGAGGCTACGACGGGCATCGAAGTCATCGTGGACGACACGCCCGAGGCCGTGATTCTCTCCGGGTTCGATCCCATCCGGCGGGAGGTGGCGCGTATTTCCCTCGTGCGGCTCATCCAGGACGGTCGGATTCATCCGGCGCGGATCGAGGAGGTGGTGGAGAAGGTGCGCGAGGAGGTGAACGAGGAGATCATAGAGGTGGGGGAGCGGACGGCGATCGACCTGAACCTGCACGGCATGCATGCGGAGTTGATCCGTCAGATCGGGCGAATGCGTTACCGGACGAGTTACGGACAGAATCTCCTGGCGCACTCGATCGAAACAGCGCATATTTCGTCGTTAATTGCCGCCGAACTGGGGTTGGATGTGAGCCGCGCCTGCCGCGCCGGCCTGCTGCACGACATCGGCAAAGTGGTCGAGGAGGACATCGAGAATCCCCACGCCATCGTCGGGATGGAGTTGTGCCAGAAGTACAAGGAGCATCCCGACGTGTGCAACGCGGTCGGAGCGCACCACGACGAGATTGAGATGACCTGTCTGATCGCCCCCGTGGTGCAGGCGGCCGACGCGATTTCCGGTGCGCGGCCGGGGGCGCGGCGCGAGGCGCTGGAGTCGTACATCAAACGGCTCGAAAAGCTCGAGGACCTCGCCCGGACGTTTAATGGTGTAGAGCGGGTGTATGCCATCCAGGCCGGCCGCGAGATCCGCGTGTTGGTTAACCACGACCTCGTCTCCGACGCCGAGGCGGAGAACCTGGCCGTGGATATCTCGAAGCGCATCCAGAATGAACTCCAGTACCCGGGCCAGGTGAAGGTGACGGTCATCCGCGAGGTTCGGGCCGTGTCGTACGCGAAGTAG